AGTATCTATTAAAGCAAAattggaagaaaaaataatatttgtagggattaaacttgaaaatttgtgAATTTGGTAGAGCTACAAATAAAttgaacatttaaaaaaaattgattgttgTTATGGTTTATATATACCTATATTTATGATATGATTAATCAGGGTTGGCTTTGTTTTTGAGCTTTGTGTGGAATGTGGTTATTATTTCTATGTTAAAAAGGTTCAATGCCACAAAATTGCTTGAAAGGCTAAGGAACAAGAGGCTAGTTTTCGTGGGAGATTCACTCAACAGAGGTCAATGGGTTTCTATGGTTTGTCTTGTTGATTCCGCACTCCCCTCATCTGTCAAATCCATGCAATCCATTGCCAATGGTTCACTgaacattttcaaaatcaaagtaagTCTTCAACCTCCTAACAAGCAttagaaacataaatattttttatgttgctGATAATTGGATAATTGACAAATTTTATGAAGGAATATAATGCAACCATTGAAAATTACTGGTCTCCGTTACTAGTAGAATCAAACTCGGATGATCCGGTAAATCATAGGGTACCTGAAAGAACAGTTAGAATCAAGGCCATTGAAAAGCATGCAAGGTATTGGACTAATGCAGACTATATAGTTTTCAACACTTACCTATGGTGGAGAAGACCTCTTATGAATGTTCTGTAAGTTCAACTAGCTCAATCATCACTATTGTTACCAACTTCAGAAATTGATTATATGATTGTGACACAATTTTAGTTGAACACATGCAGGTGGGGATCATTTGGCGACACAAATGCGGTTTATAAAAGAGTTGAAATGTTGAGAGTTTATGAAATGGCTATGAGGACTTGGTCTGACTGGTTGGAAGTTCACGTCGATCGTAACAAGACCAATTTGTTTTTCGTTAGCATGTCACCCACTCATGATAGGTAAAAACTCTACAACTATAACCTATTCAATGAACATAATAGATTTGTAATACAAAAAAAGTTTGCAGGGCGGAGGAATGGGGAGCTACTAAGGGAGATAATTGCTACAAAGAAACCGATATGATTGCGAAAGAAGGGTATTGGGGAAAAGGGTCTGATCCTAAAATGATGCAAGTGGTGgaaaaagtgcttgatgatttgAAAACAAGAGGTTTGAATGTTCAAATGCTTAACATCACACAACTATCAGAATACAGAAAAGAAGGTCACCCATCTATCTATAGGAAACAGTGGGAGCCTCTAACTCAAGAACAGATATCGAATCCAAATGGTTATGCAGATTGCATACATTGGTGCCTACCAGGAGTTCCTGATGTATGGAATGAACTCCTTTATGCCtatatttttaatcaataacAAAGAATTTCACATGGCAAGCTTGGAAAAATCTGCCGTGTGTAAAAAATATAGTTGTACAAACTTCTCATGCTATTTTATAACTTTATACAACACGCATAACAGTGAAGCACATATATACTTCCCTTTTTAACTTAACTAGTGGGATGAACGTGTGAAAAATCAGAGTCGGATTAAAAATGACCGACAGATGAGGGCTTGATAATACGGCATGTGACACAAAAGGGTCATCGTTTCTATATAAAGTAACAAATGATAGATAATAGATAAATAAATTAGTTCAAGCGACACCGCTAACACTAACAAAAATTCCAATTCCTAACATGACTCGTCTTAACATATAGATACCAGGGACAAGAAAAGAAGAATCAGTAGAAACCAAAATAGAAAAACAGGAGCAAATATCATAGATCTATGTCCTTAAAATCAAAGAGTATACGAAATACAAAGTCATTAGCATCACCAAGATATGAGAAGTTTAcaagttttaatatttaaaaaaaaaagtttggaaCAGTTTCACACGTCGGAAGTGTTCATAAGTAAATTACCCGTGACATAGAACAGAAAGCTAAGCAGTGTCTGTTGCGGGTTGGGTCACTCCGGACTTCACCAACAGCTTAGTCAAATTCTCTGAGGAGCAAACTTGATACTTGACTTTTCCAGAGGGTGAAAGAAAAACTTCTGCAAGTTCAAGCTTATCCGAGGTAAGACTAGTGGTGTCCATAGTTTTACTCAGTACCTTCAATGCAAGTTGAACCGCTTCTTCCCTTGAGATATCATCCTTGTAGTCCTGTTTTAGAATTGACTGTGCTGCCTGATTGTTGGCACCAATAGCACCGGCTTTCCAACCTCCATAATTTCCACTAGGATCACTCATGTAAAGTTGAAAGCCGAAATTTTTGTCCCAGCCTGCAAACAGGAAAGAAACTCCAAAAGGACGGAGACCGCCAAATTGTGTGTAACCTTGCTTAGTATCACAGAGAGATTGAACCAGCTGCTCAACAGGCATAGGCTCTTGGTACGCAAATGAGTAACGCTGTGCTTGGATCCTAGCGGTGTTGATTAGGATGTTGGCATCGGACATGATACCGGCAACAGCACATGCAACATGATCATCGATCTTGTACATTTTCTCAGTTGAAGTTGAGGTTTGAAGCAGCTTGGATGTTACCTTCTTCTCGCCAACTAAAACGACTCCATCTTTTGACAAGATTCCTATTGCAGTGCCAGCATTTCCAATAGCTTCCATTGCATACTCCACTTGATAAAGGCGTCCTTCGGGTGAAAATATTGTTGTACGGCTATCATATCTTCGAGACATTTTGATCTGAGTTTTTACAAAGCAATGGAAAAAACAAGTAGACTGAATAAAGTATTTCTTGGCAAAtgaaaagaaagagagaagaatTTGAATGAAACAACACTTTTGTAGAAGAAAACATAGCTAGAACTAGTTTTTATACATGATAAATTAATTGAATTGCAATTTTGGGTGATAACTCCTCCTTCTCCAAAATTTTGGTTACATATCAATAGTAAGTTATTTTGAGTTTCTCATTGattcttataaataaaaaatcaacctAGAAATAGCTTCAacctcaattaaataataaaaagcttcaaaatcatCAAGACAAAGTTGGAAACTTCAGCGAAGTAAGTAACCCTGGATACTGATCTATATTCATCCAAATCCTCCGTATAGTTTTTCCAATTTGAATTAGAGATTAAAGCATCactatgaaagaaaaagaggtaGCTCCACGATTAATGGTCAAAGAATATAGTGCTTCCAAAATACTAGTAAACTGAGAGCAAGACTGAAGTATATGACAACAACATCAAACTATAGTTTGAATTCACATATGTAACAAGGAGCATTATATGGTCAAAGAATACTGTGCTTCAACATACAAGCAGGAAACTGAAAGCAAGACTGAAATATATATGGCAACAACATCAAGATTGTAGTTCAAATTCACAAGGAGTACTATTCTCTGCAGAATTTCTCTagaacaacaattaatattattaatatagaaTTAACACATTAGTACATCAAAGAAAGCTTAGAGAGACAATGATAGATTAGATAAAGTAATTTTGTCCAGAGTAGCCAATCCCGGATAGTGGTGTGGAGCGGCTGGCCCTAAAAATGGGATATTGGGATAACGTATAGCGGGATGTCCACTATTTGATCATTTTTTGGacaaattacatgaataatatttATAAACATAAGAAGTGAAAAGGGAAGAATGACGTGGCGAGAGAGGTGAGGAAGGAACTTGTGATTTTTCTTTGGAACAGCTGAAGTGCAGAAATGTTGGAAAAGGAAGGTTAGGGTTGAGTCTCAACTCCAATTTGATTGAAAAACTCAAAATTACACTTAAAATGTTTTAAGTTTAACGGTTAATTTCAGTTTTTCAGAGGGTAAAAGGATAGCACAATAGAAACCGCTTAGGCTGGGAACTGCTCCACCTCCACTACCCGCTATTTACCCTATAGCGACCACTATAGTGTTCTGGACCGCTAAGGCTCTTCCTATAGCGGCCGGCATCCGCTCTGTTCAACTATAGTGGGATAGAACCTCTATTGGCTGCTATTGACTACTCTGTTCCTATCCAAGAAATTCTAAagtcttggtctctccctctaagAATTCAAGATCTTGTTCTTTCCCACCCAAAATCACTCAATAACTACCCCATAGTCGGTTTCTCCTACCATTTCTCTATTTATTCCAAAATTAATCAATATAACTGCCATAAGAACTTCCATCATTATAAGAACTCTAACACATTCATCTCATAGACAAGTAGGTAAAATCAATAGCACAAACAGTTGCAGAATTCAGAAGCTGCAAACAATACAAGGGTCATGATTTTCTTTTCTCTATTCTCTTAAAATTCAATAcacaaaaaatcatataaattacaCAAATCTATGccaagcaaaaaaaaaaacatgatacatGGCAATAACATACAACCGCTAGATTAGAAAAAATCTGAAAACACTCTGAAAAAATAAAGAATTCTAGTAACAGCTAAGAACAGAAAGTTAAAGAGACATTTATCAAAAACCTAAATTCCACAAAATCACAGTACAATCTGAATCGAAAGTTTAAACCCATTATGAAATCTAGCATCACACATCTTAATGTAAGTTTGTAACCCTAAacatagagagagaaagagagagatagGTAAATTACCAGAGAAGGGGAAAACGGTAGCGTCGATTGAAGAGGCGAGAAGAGAGAAAAGAGTGTGAGTGTGTTTTGTTGAGGTTGAGAATGGTCCTAAGCAGGAAAACAAGAATAAGCACTTTTCTTTTTGGACAAGTCACGATAAATCAATTAACTCAAACTAAGTTAATTTTGCATTTTTGCAAAGTTCATAAAATTGGATTAAATTAAGGGTagtttgttttaacttaatttttttttaaaataatttttatgaatttttttaaatattaaaaaaaattaatatttatttttatactgTTTAAATATGGTTGGAAATGAGCCGAGTCGAGTCGAACTTGCCTCAGTCCTGCTCGACTCCTTAAGAATTGGTTTAACTCAAATCTTGGTTCGAGTTTGACATGAACCATTTTTTTAAGCTTAAGCTCGACTCTTTAAGTTCACGAATAATTAGGTTCAACTCGTCAGGTTCATCTCGTTAAGTTCAATTTGCTTGTTTCACCAAtttaaaagtcatttttttcaagtctattttttatatatttgatattttagattaatatttttttagatagaaaataaaaaaatacaataaaaaagttATAAgaataaattttctaaaagataaaagaaatttagaagatatatatttttttaaagttgggGGTCTCTTTGGTTGATGTGTAAATGATGAAGTTTTCTCAAACTttacttttctttcctttttctactATGTTTTTCTCATGGGGTTGTTTCTCATCCCTAGTGTAAGTGCCTTTGTTTTTCCGTTCCGCATCGATGTGGATCGTTAGTGTGTGTTATTTTCTCTTATACTTTCTGCTGGACATGTGACTTCACGCGCAAGAGACTAAAAATATGATAGAGGGGTGGAGTGAATTGTGTGTTTCATAAAAATATGATTTAGAAAAAACTTTTGGTAttaaaatcagagtttaaaaatattttaaaaattattttaatattaagcaGAGGAAAAATAAACTTACAAAATGTAAATTGCGGAAAATGAAGAGTTAAGAGAAAAAAAGAGAACACAAGTTAAAGAGGTTTGGTCAAACAAAGAAATGACATACTCATTTCCCCAAGAACTAATCTTGAGAATATCCAATAAACTTGAGAGTTTTTAGTAGGTTAGACTCACGAATCCCCTTATACGAGGAAAAATGAAGTTTAAGGCTAATTTCTAACCAAACATCAAACTATAAAGTGAAGCGGTGAGTCTTCTATCCAAACGGAAGATTGAAGATGTTAGTCCCCTTTCCATATGAATCTTAGTGCGATTAGTCTTCAAGCTTCTAAACAAAAATTGAGAGCTTTTAACACCGAGATGAGCTCACGAACCTAAACCTTGATTTTATATCGGGCTAACTGAATTTTTTCCTAAGGAGATGTTGAACACGAAGTTGGAACAACTGGTCTAACTTGTTAAACCAATAAGATAGtagaataacaacaataataacccAATGCATAAAGCTAAAATAATATAAGAGATTAGTAACCCATTTAGATGAAACCACACCTACGTTTGGAGGGCACTCTACCTAAAAAAGAAAATTCACTACAAAGAATTAGTACAATTAGTCTTCTATGAACACCAACCTCATGATGTAAAATGCATCTCCCTAATCCTAATgactttctatttaggactcACCCTGAATATGAGACCccttctcactttctctcaatcactaaCCCTCTTGTGATCAACttcaataataattatattgATAATTGAATTTATAACTCAACTAAGACAAACCAAACAATTATGCCAAGTTACTGAAACATAGAGTGATGTACAACAGATAGATTCAACATCAATCCTTATGATTACATTAGCGTGGAATACAAGAAACAAAAGACTAGGCACCAAGATCTTAATATTGGACATAAAACTCAGCATAAACATGAGAATTAAGTCTCCTTATATAGAAATGTCTTATGGGCTTGTTCTCATTGGATATTTGTCTAAAATAATAGCAGATATTGTTGGATATgatttttttcatataaatatcCAACAAAAAAATATGGTTTcttatatttcaaattcaaacttatATCTCaacttaaatatattttgatcttcaacagatgtcaAACAAATCACATAAACATTGTTATACAATCTGTAATGAATCTGATTGAATCCCAATTAGAACAGGGCCAGATGTTGCACTGCACATATGATGAAACATTGTGTTCCATATGTTGCACCAATACATCTAAATTAACTCTTCTTCATGAATTGTAGATCTTTTTGTAGAGTGAATCATGGATAGAATAAATCAGAACCAATACTACAATCGCATTTGTCTGTTGTCAAAGACCAAATGTTGCTATACACATGTTGGAACATCGTGTCACGCA
The Vicia villosa cultivar HV-30 ecotype Madison, WI linkage group LG6, Vvil1.0, whole genome shotgun sequence genome window above contains:
- the LOC131609417 gene encoding protein trichome birefringence-like 34 translates to MVQMFLALKKALRKSNKETKMTIAKAHQIVVIGSTWGIKNIFHSFVAILATLLVITTIYLTQDRGEEKVSQKINVSIESLSSSKCDLFSGKWVFDNESYPLYKEKQCSFMSDQLACEKFGRKDLSYQNWRWKPHQCDLPRFNATKLLERLRNKRLVFVGDSLNRGQWVSMVCLVDSALPSSVKSMQSIANGSLNIFKIKEYNATIENYWSPLLVESNSDDPVNHRVPERTVRIKAIEKHARYWTNADYIVFNTYLWWRRPLMNVLWGSFGDTNAVYKRVEMLRVYEMAMRTWSDWLEVHVDRNKTNLFFVSMSPTHDRAEEWGATKGDNCYKETDMIAKEGYWGKGSDPKMMQVVEKVLDDLKTRGLNVQMLNITQLSEYRKEGHPSIYRKQWEPLTQEQISNPNGYADCIHWCLPGVPDVWNELLYAYIFNQ
- the LOC131609418 gene encoding proteasome subunit alpha type-4-like, with product MSRRYDSRTTIFSPEGRLYQVEYAMEAIGNAGTAIGILSKDGVVLVGEKKVTSKLLQTSTSTEKMYKIDDHVACAVAGIMSDANILINTARIQAQRYSFAYQEPMPVEQLVQSLCDTKQGYTQFGGLRPFGVSFLFAGWDKNFGFQLYMSDPSGNYGGWKAGAIGANNQAAQSILKQDYKDDISREEAVQLALKVLSKTMDTTSLTSDKLELAEVFLSPSGKVKYQVCSSENLTKLLVKSGVTQPATDTA